The genomic DNA TGGGTGCCGAGGCTCCGAAGTCGATGTATTCCGAAGTGCCGATCGAGCTTCAACTCATCGGCGGCTTCCACAACATCGCGATCTTCTTCGACAAGATCGGCAAGCAGGAACGCATCATCAACATCTCCAACGTCAAGGTCGGGCAGCCCAAGGTCGTGAACGGCGAAACGGTCGTCACCACCACCTGCACGGCCACGGCGTTCCGGTTCATGGCGCAGCCGCCGCCTCCTCCTCCGGGCGAGGCCAAGAAGGCGCCCGAGGCCAAGAAAGAAGAAGAACCCAAACCCGGCGCCAAGAAGCCGGGTGCGAAATGAGCAACCACGGGCTGCCGGCCGGAACCACGGTTTCGGAACGCACGGAGTCGCCACGATGTCGTTGAGCGCGAAACAACGAAAGCACCTGGTCGCGACGACCCTGCTGGGTCTCGCCTGCCTCGGCCTTTGCGTCGTCGTCTCGGCGTGCGGCGGTTCGGATTCCGAGCCCGCGGACGATTCGGCCAAAGCCGCCGCGAAGGACGGCGGAAAGACCGAGACGAAGACCGCCGAGCCCGCGAAGCCCGAGTCCCTCCTCGACAAGGCGGAAGAGAAGATCGAGCAGGCCGTGGCGAAATCCGGTGAGATCAAGGTCGAGGACGTGCTCAAGAAGAGCGAGGAGGCCGAGAAGGGCCCGCTCGACGAGTACGCCTACGATCCCATCAACAAGGTCGATCCCTTCGCCGCCTCGACCACCGAGGCGGAACTGCCGGCATCGGGCGGCGCCGACGAAAACATCCTCACGAAATACGAGATCCGCTATTTCCGGCTGGTGGGCGTCGTGCACGACGAGGCCCAGCCCCGCGCCATTTTCGAGGACCCCAAAGGCAAGTCCTACGTCGTCGCGGTCGGCACGCCGATCGGACGCAACCTCGGCGTGATCGACGCGATCCTGAACGATTCGGTGATCGTGACCGAAAAGCGCGTCGTGCCCGGATCGGACGGCGTGATCGAGACGGTTCCCCTGAACATCAAGTTGCACCCCGAACGCGAGCAGGAAGGCACCGCCGCGTCGAAGTAAGGAGGGCTCGGATGCGTGGACCCCATCTGAATCGGATGACGCCGGCCTCGTGGATCGCCGCGATCCTGCTGGCCGCGTTTCTGTGCCCGGCCGTCGCCTCGGCGCAGGAAGAGGGCTACGTCCCGCTTTCGGGCGAGTTTGCCGAGAAGCAGTACTTCGGCAAGAAGATCACGATGGACTATCAGGACGCCGAGATCAAAAGCGTTCTGCGCGTGATCTCCGAGGTGTCGGGGATGAACATCGTGACCGGCGATGACGTCGTCGGCAAGGTCACGATCAAGCTGCAGAACGTGCCGTGGGACCAGGCGCTCGACGTCATCCTGCAGACCAAGAAGCTCGGCATGATCCAGGAAGGCAACATCATCCGGGTCGCGCCGCAGCAAACCCTGCAGGCCGAGAGCACGCAGAAGCTTGCCTCCGAGCAGTCCAAGCTCATGCTCGAGGAACTGCTGCTCGAGATGGTGCCGGTTTCCTACGCCAACGCCGACGACCTCGTGAACCCGCTGCGCACCGTGCTCTCCTCGCGCGGCTTCGTCGCCGTCGACAAGCGCACAAACGTCATCGTCATCAAGGACATCAAGCAGAATCTCGAACAGGCGAAAAAGCTGATCGTCAACCTCGACACGCAGACGCCGCAGGTCATGATTCAGGCGCGCATCGTCGAGGCGAACACCGACTTCACCCGCGAGCTGGGCGTCAAGTGGGGCGGTTACTACGTCGCCGACGCGGCCCACGGCAACTCCACGGGCATGACCTTCCCCAACAGCGTGCGCGTCACGGGCGCGAACGCGCTGGGCGAGTCCACGCAAAACACGACGACCGCGACGGTCGGCTCCTCGCGGGCCGGCTCGGCGATTTCGACCCTCAACAACGCGAACTACGTCGTGAACCTGCCGGCGCCCATCGGCCTCGGCGCGGGCGGCGGCGTGGGCATCACGATGGGCTCCATCAACGACGTCGTGGCCCTCGACCTGCAACTCTCGGCGATGGAAAACCGCGGTGAAGGTCGGGTCATCAGCCAGCCCAAGATCGTGACCCTCGACAACAAGAAGGCCAACATCACGTCGGGCGTGAGCATTCCGTTCCAGATCCGTCAGCAGGGCGAAACATCACTGTCGTTCATCGAGGCGAACCTCAACCTGATCGTCACGCCGCACGTCACCAACGACAAGAGCATCGTGATGGTCATCGAGATCGCGAAGAACGCGCCGAACACGTCGATCCCGACGTCCACGGGCGATCCGGCCATCGACAAAAAGGAAGCCAAGACCGAGACCCTCGTGCGCAACGGCGAGACCACCGTCATCGGCGGTATCTTCTCGTCCGAGGAAAGCCGCACCGAGCTGTCGGTTCCCTGGCTGTCCAAGATTCCGGTGCTCGGCTTCTTCTTCCGCGACCGCAAGCAGACGAACAAGCGGTCCGAGCTGTTGATCTTCATCACGCCGCGCATTGTCCAGGACAAGCCGGTCGTGTGACGAATCGGGCGGTCCGGCGCGACGCGCCGGGCGGCCTCGCGAGTGAAGCGTGAGATCTTTGACATGGAAAGGCGCTCCCCAACCGCACCTCGCTTGGTTTGACGCCGGGCCGCTGGAGCGGGCGCGAGATCATCTCGCGCGGGAGATTCGCCGGGAAGCCGCGGGCGGACGGGTCGTGATCGTCACGAGCCGAAACGTCCACCGGCTGTACCGCGAACGCTTTTTCGTTCCGCTCGCCCGGGCGCTCGACGCGCCCGAACCGGTTCGCCTGCCGGACGGCGAGGATCGAAAGGGCGTCGCCGAGTGGACTTCGATCTTTGAAAATCTGCTGGCCAATCGAATCGATCGTCGCGACGTGATCGTCGCGGTGGGCGGCGGCGTCCTCACCGACGTTGCGGGCTTCGCCGCGGCGACCTTCAAGCGCGGCCTCGCGTGGATCAGCGTGCCCACCACCCTCACGGGGCAGGTGGACGCCGCGATCGGCGGGAAGACCGCGGTGGATTTCGGCGCGGCGAAGAACATGATCGGGGCGTTCTGGCAACCGCGCGCGGTGGCGCTGATTCCGGCGTTTCTCGAAACGTTGCCGGATCGGGAGATCCGCTGCGGGCTCGCCGAGGTCGTCAAGACGGGCTTGGGGCTCGATGCGCGGTTCTTCCGCTGGATCGAGCGGCACGTCGACGATCTGCGAAATCGCGATCAAACCGCGCTCTCCCGCGTGGTGCGCGTGTGCGCAGCCGCGAAGCTGCGGGTCGTCGCCGACGATCCTCTGGATCAGGGCGGACGCGCCGTCCTGAATCTGGGTCACACCGTCGGGCACGCGGCCGAGGCCGCCGGAAATTTCCGGCGCTGGAACCACGGTGAGTGCGTGGCGACGGGGATGGTGGTGATGGCAAGGCTCGCCGAGCGACGGGGTTATTTGACCGTCGCGGCGCGAACGCGTTTGGAACGCTTGATCGACGAACTCGACCTGCTGCCGCGGCGTTTGCCGAAACCGGAAGAGGTCGAATCGTTCCTTATGCTCGACAAGAAGAAGATTGGCCGGCGGATTGTCGCCGTGATCCCGGGTCCGATCGGAGAATTCCGATTGGAACCGCTGGATCCGAGGGAGTTGGTGGAAGCTCGATACTGGTCCGGGTTCCGCAAGACCGGGAGGAAGGTCTCATGAGAAAGTGGTTCATTTTGGTCGCGTTCGCCATGGTTCTCGGTTCGCTCGCGATCGTGGCTTCGTGCGGCGAGACCGATCCGGCCCAAGCCCCGGCGGGTGCGGGGATCGAGTTTGTCGCTGAGACGGGCGATGGCGAGGCGGTGGTCTTCACGTTGGATTATGGGACTCACGAGATCTGTGGTATCGAAATCCCAGACTCCTGCCAGGAAGCGTTTTACGCCAGAATGGAGCAATACTGCGTCGAGCCACACATGCAAAGATATCCAGACAAGACGCAGGCCGTGGCTGAAGCAGAATGCAAAGATCGAACGGTGTGGTGCGATTATACGCTCACGCCGATCAGCGAAGGCAGTTCCGAAACGTTGGGCGCTTTGGCTGCGATTTTCGAGGAAGGGGAGTGCGGGTACTACGAGCAGATCCTCGTCGCGATCGTGAGTCGTTCGTCCGGTTCTTCGGCGAGTACAGACGTCGTCGCTGGAGTGCCGCTCAACGGCGTCGAAGTGCGTTGGGTGACACAGGGTCCGCTCTTCGAACTCTATGAGTTGTCGGATGTCCCGGGCGAAATCCCGCCACTCGCCAATCCCTATATGGATGAGACTGATGACCGGGGAATTACGGAACTGAAGGTCCGCTTCCCGCTTCCGATCGCGGCCGGTTCTCAGATCGATCGAATCGTGACGGTCGACATCGGCGTGGATGTGGCGTCTTACAAGTTTACGGTGACGACCGAAGAGGGCGACACCAGTACGGGCGACGACGACGACGCGACCGACGACGACGCGGGTTGATCGCTCGATAGACTCGAAAACACGGCGGGCGCCCCTCGGGGCGCCCGTTGACGTTGGAGGCCGATCATCGTCGGCCCGTTACTTCTCATTCTCCTTCGCGGTCCATCGCCGCCGGGCGTCCTCCAGCCGGTCCAGTGTGCCGACGTCCGAACTGAATCCCCGGACCACGTAGCCGCCGACGGACAGGCCCGCGGCGATCGCGGCCGCGATGGCGTCCGTCAGGTAGAATTCGCCGTTCGCGCTCGGCGCGAGGTCGGAGATGAAGTCGAAGACGCGGGCATCGAGCAGGCAGATCCCGCGTTTGTTCAAATTCGTCGTGCTCGTTCCCTTCGGCGGCTTCTCGATGATGCGTTCGACGCGCCCGTCGCCGTTCAGATACACCGCCGCGCCTTCCCACGGATCGTCGATCTCGTCGCACATGATCGACCAGTCGAACCCGCCGTCGAGATGAAACTCCAAAAACTCGGTGTAGTTGCGCGCGTCGAGCACGAAGATGTCGCCGTACGCGAGAAAAAACGGCGTCGTCTGAACAGACATTTCCGCCTGGGCGAGCGCGTGCGCGGTGCCTTTTGCCTCGCCCTGACGCACGAAACTCGTCGCCACGTCCCAGCGCTCGCCGTCGGCGAAGTACGCCTCGACCTTCGCGGCGAGCCAGCCCGTCACGAAGACGACGTTGTCCACGCCCGCGGAGACGAACCCTCGCAGCACGTGTTCCGCAAGGGGCCAAGGGCCCACGCTGACGAGCGCCTTGGGGATCGCCTTTGTCAGCGGACGCAGACGCGTCCCCGGTCCAGCCGCCAGAATGACCCCGTCCATCGGCGCGTGTCCGTCCTTTCAAGTCTCAATGAAACGGAAATTGCCGTTTGATTCTTATACCACATCGCGACGTTCCGAGAACCCGTTGGACACTCACCGGCGCTTGCGTTGCGCCGATCACTTTCGGCCGCCGCGCGCGCGGTCTAAGATCGAAGGGAATCGCAACGCGGGATCGGCGGGCCGGTGTCGATTGGAATCCAAAACCTCTGGCGGATGGGCTACGGCACGCTGGGCTGGCACGTGGCAGGGCGGCGGCGTCCGCTGAACGTCATGCTGTCGCTCACCGACCGCTGCACCTACCTGTGCAACTACTGCCAGATTCCGCTGCGCAAGAGCCGCGAGATGACGCTCGAAGAGCTTCGCACGCTCTTCGGCCAGATGCGCGAGGCGGGCGTGGCGCGCCTTGGCCTGTGGGGCGGTGAGCCGCTGGTGCGCAAGGACATCGCCGAGATCCTTCGAAGCGCGAAGGAGCACGGATTCTACATCAGCGTGGACACCAACGGGCAACTCGCGTCGAAGCGTCTAGACGCGGTGCCGTACGCGGATCACTTCGTCGTCTCGCTCGACGGTCGCGAGGACGCGCACGACCGCAACCGCGTCGCCGGCGCGCACGCGGGCGCGATCGAGGGAATCCGCCTGCTCGCCGGCCGCACGCGGCTGTGGACGATCACCGTGCTCACGCGACACAACCTCGGCGACATCGACTATGTGCTCGATCTCGCGCGCACGCACGGCTTTTTGGCCACGTTTCAGGTGCTGCACCACAACGAGGTGCTCGGGTACAACTCGGGCGATCTCGCGCCCGCGGACGACGATCTGCGCGGCGCGGTGGCGCGCCTGATCGACGCCAAGGAGCGCGGCGCGCCGATCGCGAACACGGCGCACTACCTGCGCTACCTGCGCGCGTGGCCCGACTACGCGAAGCCCATGAGCCGCGAGCGCGTCGGCTGGCTGCCGTGCGTCGCGGGGGATCTGTTCGCGAACATCGACACCAACGGCGACCTGTACCCCTGCTCGCTCACCGTGGGGCTGGTCCCGAAAAAGAACGTGCTCGAAGTGGGTTTCGCCGAGGCATTCCGCGCGACCTCGCGCATGGGCTGCGAGTCGTGCGATGCGTCGTGCTACGTGGAATACAACCACCTGCACGCGCTGCACCCCGGCGCGATCGCCGATTTCACCGGCGCGGTGGCGCTCAGGAAGACGGCCCCGGCGGCGCCATGACGCCAGCCAGCCGCGCCACGCACGCGGCCGGCAACTCGATCTCATCCCCGTCCCACGGCCGCTCCAGGGCGCGCACAGCCTCCGGATGCGCGAAATCGTTGCGCAGGTCGGGATGCGGCGCTGAGAGAATTTCGATCGAAGTCCAGCGCACTCCCGGCGCGTCGACGCGCACGCGCACCGGACCGTGCCAGCGCCGCTGCGCCACCACCGCACCGATGGCGTCGCCGTCGCGCGCGGCCCACGCCTC from Deltaproteobacteria bacterium includes the following:
- the aroB gene encoding 3-dehydroquinate synthase; the protein is MRSLTWKGAPQPHLAWFDAGPLERARDHLAREIRREAAGGRVVIVTSRNVHRLYRERFFVPLARALDAPEPVRLPDGEDRKGVAEWTSIFENLLANRIDRRDVIVAVGGGVLTDVAGFAAATFKRGLAWISVPTTLTGQVDAAIGGKTAVDFGAAKNMIGAFWQPRAVALIPAFLETLPDREIRCGLAEVVKTGLGLDARFFRWIERHVDDLRNRDQTALSRVVRVCAAAKLRVVADDPLDQGGRAVLNLGHTVGHAAEAAGNFRRWNHGECVATGMVVMARLAERRGYLTVAARTRLERLIDELDLLPRRLPKPEEVESFLMLDKKKIGRRIVAVIPGPIGEFRLEPLDPRELVEARYWSGFRKTGRKVS
- the pilQ gene encoding type IV pilus secretin PilQ encodes the protein MRGPHLNRMTPASWIAAILLAAFLCPAVASAQEEGYVPLSGEFAEKQYFGKKITMDYQDAEIKSVLRVISEVSGMNIVTGDDVVGKVTIKLQNVPWDQALDVILQTKKLGMIQEGNIIRVAPQQTLQAESTQKLASEQSKLMLEELLLEMVPVSYANADDLVNPLRTVLSSRGFVAVDKRTNVIVIKDIKQNLEQAKKLIVNLDTQTPQVMIQARIVEANTDFTRELGVKWGGYYVADAAHGNSTGMTFPNSVRVTGANALGESTQNTTTATVGSSRAGSAISTLNNANYVVNLPAPIGLGAGGGVGITMGSINDVVALDLQLSAMENRGEGRVISQPKIVTLDNKKANITSGVSIPFQIRQQGETSLSFIEANLNLIVTPHVTNDKSIVMVIEIAKNAPNTSIPTSTGDPAIDKKEAKTETLVRNGETTVIGGIFSSEESRTELSVPWLSKIPVLGFFFRDRKQTNKRSELLIFITPRIVQDKPVV
- a CDS encoding nucleotidyltransferase family protein, whose amino-acid sequence is MDGVILAAGPGTRLRPLTKAIPKALVSVGPWPLAEHVLRGFVSAGVDNVVFVTGWLAAKVEAYFADGERWDVATSFVRQGEAKGTAHALAQAEMSVQTTPFFLAYGDIFVLDARNYTEFLEFHLDGGFDWSIMCDEIDDPWEGAAVYLNGDGRVERIIEKPPKGTSTTNLNKRGICLLDARVFDFISDLAPSANGEFYLTDAIAAAIAAGLSVGGYVVRGFSSDVGTLDRLEDARRRWTAKENEK
- a CDS encoding radical SAM protein encodes the protein MSIGIQNLWRMGYGTLGWHVAGRRRPLNVMLSLTDRCTYLCNYCQIPLRKSREMTLEELRTLFGQMREAGVARLGLWGGEPLVRKDIAEILRSAKEHGFYISVDTNGQLASKRLDAVPYADHFVVSLDGREDAHDRNRVAGAHAGAIEGIRLLAGRTRLWTITVLTRHNLGDIDYVLDLARTHGFLATFQVLHHNEVLGYNSGDLAPADDDLRGAVARLIDAKERGAPIANTAHYLRYLRAWPDYAKPMSRERVGWLPCVAGDLFANIDTNGDLYPCSLTVGLVPKKNVLEVGFAEAFRATSRMGCESCDASCYVEYNHLHALHPGAIADFTGAVALRKTAPAAP
- a CDS encoding pilus assembly protein PilP — encoded protein: MSLSAKQRKHLVATTLLGLACLGLCVVVSACGGSDSEPADDSAKAAAKDGGKTETKTAEPAKPESLLDKAEEKIEQAVAKSGEIKVEDVLKKSEEAEKGPLDEYAYDPINKVDPFAASTTEAELPASGGADENILTKYEIRYFRLVGVVHDEAQPRAIFEDPKGKSYVVAVGTPIGRNLGVIDAILNDSVIVTEKRVVPGSDGVIETVPLNIKLHPEREQEGTAASK